Genomic segment of Hymenobacter aquaticus:
GGTTAGATACCATGCCTTCGTCGGTTGCCGCGGGCTTTTCAGAGAATAAGTTGAAACGCTCCTTGGCATTGTGGGTTGTTTCCTCCAAATGTTCAGGAACAAGGCATCGGCTAACGCACAAATCAAGCTGTTGCTCCATTTCTGGTGCAGGAGGTGTTACACCCAGTGGCGTGATGGTGGGCCAGGTGTAGCTCTTTCGGGCCTCCGCGTGGGTAAACTCCTGCTCCCAACCAGCCCAGCCAGCCTGTAGCAACTCAGGTGCTGACAAGTCTATCTGCGGTGTCTGTACCAAGTCCCGCCGGATACCTATCAGGAAAAGCCGTTCGCGGCTCTGCGGCACTCCGTAGTCCAAGGAGTTTAGTTTGGCATAATCTGTCAGGTAATGCTGTTTGAAAAAGTCCCGGATCAGATCAAATTCTGCCCGGTGCTTTTTCTGTAGCAAGCCAGCAACATTCTCAAAAACGAAGAAGGCCGGTTGCAGATGGTCAATGCGCCAACAGTAATCGTGCGTCAAACTACCCCGCTTTCCACCAATCCCTTCCCGTTTGCCGGCGATGCTGAAATCCTGGCAAGGTGGCCCGCCTATGATACCGAACAGATTGGGTGTTCCTGCAGGAAAGGCCTGCTTCAGAATTGTGTCATCGTCCGGTATGTCTACAATGCTGCCTGCAAAAGAAATCTGCGCTTCTTCAGCCTGTGGATCTTTCCCGCGACGCCAGGAGGTCATGCCCGCAGCATAAAGGGCAGCAAACTGAGGGTCAACCTCATTAGTCCACACCACGGGAAACCCTAATGACTCAAATCCCATGTCCATTAGTCCGCCGCCTGTGAAAAACGACAATACGGGAATCTGATGGGCTATTTCCTGCAAGCTTTGAAGTGACGCATTCATTAATTCCGCACAACTGTTATCCTCGACTGCTATACGATACAGTAACTGGTAAATGTAGTTCAGTCACGACTGATAGTAAAGTGAACAAAACAACAATTTCTAACCGTTGGAAGCAGTATCAACCAATACTGCGTAAGGCTCACACAGTTGCTTCACCTGGCAGCCATGGCAAATTTCCTTTGCAGGCCGCGCGAGCTTCTCGCTATGGCCAGCGGCAATCTGATTGTTGACTTCCTTGAACATCTCACGTGCAGCAGCTAGTAAGGAGGAACACTCCTGCAAACTGCCAGGCACTGTGTATTCATTACCCGCCAAATCTGCCAACAGCATTGAAATTGGCCATTCGCCAGAGCTTTCATGCAATACGGCAGCATACAATTGCAACTGTGTGATGTACTCAGGCTTGATTCTGCGGGCATCCGGCTCCTGAGAATCCGCGTCCGGTTCGGTTATGCGCCCGGTTTTATAGTCCACTACCTCCAGATTGCCAGCGGCGTTTCGCCTGATGAGGTCAGCTACACCGCGGACAACGCCATGACTGTCAGCCAGCCGTTGTTCAACCCCAAGTGGAACAGAGGAAACGGGTTTCGACCTGCCTGTGAGCATCCAGCACAGCAGCAACTTTCTGACAGCATACTGATGAGCGCGGTAAGCAAGTGGAACCAGATGTTGCTGCTGCTTTTTAAGCAGCTCAGCCTCCTGACATTCCACTTGCCTGTTCCACTCAGCTTCAAACTCAGCTACCGTGCTTATCCCGCTTGTGTTAGCGGCCTCCAACACTTTATGAATAATGGTGCCCAATGGCCCAGCACCGCCAGGTCCTGAACCTGAACCCGACACTGCCAGTAACATTTTTCCCTCGGGAGACCTTTCCAGCAGCACCTGATAAGCGCAGCGCTGCAGCCGCACAAACTGGCTGGGAGATACACTGGTGAGAGGCTGCAGCGCTGTAATCATTATTTCAGCAGGTTTTGGCTGCTTTTAAGCCATTCATAACATTTGCCCATGCGGCGGGCCAGATTGAACGAATCCAGGAACTGGACTTGCCCATCATGGTCAAGCGCATACTGCTGTGCCAACGCGAGTATCTCAGTTAGCCAGCTGCCTTCCTCAGGACGGTTGAGTTCCCAGAATGGATGTACTGCCAGAGTTATGTTCTGGCGGCTGGGACCCCATAGCAGGACAGGAAGAGCCTGACCGTTGCTGGCCCGCAACTCGCTGACTTCGCCTGTAATGCCTCCAGGAGTAATGAAGAAGCTGGTAGCCAGGTCGGAAAAAAGAACTTTAGTCTGGTCCAACCAGCCTGCGAGTTCGGGGGTAATGAACTGCCCATCTGTACCAGCGCGGTAAGAAGGGTCTCTCATAACTCGCAACAGACTTAGTGCAAGCCGCCAATCCAGCAAAGCATGATAACTCATGTTACGGTAGCCCATCAAGCAGTTGTAGCAGGCCGTT
This window contains:
- a CDS encoding DNA cytosine methyltransferase gives rise to the protein MNASLQSLQEIAHQIPVLSFFTGGGLMDMGFESLGFPVVWTNEVDPQFAALYAAGMTSWRRGKDPQAEEAQISFAGSIVDIPDDDTILKQAFPAGTPNLFGIIGGPPCQDFSIAGKREGIGGKRGSLTHDYCWRIDHLQPAFFVFENVAGLLQKKHRAEFDLIRDFFKQHYLTDYAKLNSLDYGVPQSRERLFLIGIRRDLVQTPQIDLSAPELLQAGWAGWEQEFTHAEARKSYTWPTITPLGVTPPAPEMEQQLDLCVSRCLVPEHLEETTHNAKERFNLFSEKPAATDEGMVSNRSFKRLHRYRYSPTACYGNNEVHLHPWENKRLSVREVLRIQGVDEQYILPTDLPLSAKFKMIGNGVPVPLANGVARTIARLLRDYCGVRAKSEIGLEPEPSAQSLALAEV
- a CDS encoding RecB family exonuclease → MITALQPLTSVSPSQFVRLQRCAYQVLLERSPEGKMLLAVSGSGSGPGGAGPLGTIIHKVLEAANTSGISTVAEFEAEWNRQVECQEAELLKKQQQHLVPLAYRAHQYAVRKLLLCWMLTGRSKPVSSVPLGVEQRLADSHGVVRGVADLIRRNAAGNLEVVDYKTGRITEPDADSQEPDARRIKPEYITQLQLYAAVLHESSGEWPISMLLADLAGNEYTVPGSLQECSSLLAAAREMFKEVNNQIAAGHSEKLARPAKEICHGCQVKQLCEPYAVLVDTASNG